In the genome of Rhodoflexus caldus, one region contains:
- the purH gene encoding bifunctional phosphoribosylaminoimidazolecarboxamide formyltransferase/IMP cyclohydrolase has protein sequence MQKKISSALVSVYYKDHLEPLLRLLHQHGVQLYSTGGTQQFIESLKLPVTAVEDLTGYPSIFGGRVKTLHPKVFGGILHRRDFADDRAQAAQYEIPAIDMVIVDLYPFEETVASGAAEADIIEKIDIGGISLIRAAAKNFSDVLIVSSREQYKDVYQMLSEQNGTTTLAQRRHYAAKAFDMSSHYDTAIFNYFNRTEELPVFKQSLRQGRTLRYGENPHQKGYFFGNLDAMFDQLNGKELSYNNLVDIDAAVKLIAEFGDEPAFAILKHTNACGAATAGNVRDAYLKALQADPVSAFGGVLVTNKPIDLATAKELDTLFFEVLIAPLFYESALPVLKTKKNRILLQQKITTLPDLQIKTLLNGIIAQDRDAKTETAADLKTVTKREPTAEEVKALLFANKLVKHAKSNTIVLAQDGQLFASGVGQTSRVDALRQAIEKAKHFGFDLSKAVMASDAFFPFPDCVEIAHEAGIRAVIQPGGSIKDADSIAFCDAHDMAMVFTGVRHFLH, from the coding sequence ATGCAAAAGAAAATCAGTTCCGCCCTTGTTTCAGTTTATTACAAAGACCATCTAGAGCCGTTGTTGCGCCTGTTGCACCAACACGGCGTGCAATTATACTCCACCGGAGGCACGCAGCAATTTATTGAAAGCCTGAAACTGCCTGTTACGGCGGTGGAAGACCTCACGGGCTATCCTTCCATTTTTGGCGGGCGCGTAAAAACCCTGCACCCCAAAGTGTTTGGCGGCATCCTGCATCGCCGCGACTTTGCCGATGACCGCGCGCAGGCGGCGCAATACGAAATTCCCGCCATTGACATGGTCATTGTAGATTTGTATCCCTTTGAGGAAACCGTTGCTTCGGGTGCTGCTGAGGCGGATATTATTGAAAAAATTGACATTGGCGGCATTTCTTTGATTCGTGCGGCTGCCAAAAATTTCAGCGATGTACTGATTGTTTCTTCGCGTGAACAATACAAAGACGTGTACCAAATGCTTTCGGAGCAAAACGGCACAACCACGCTTGCCCAGCGCCGCCACTATGCTGCCAAGGCTTTTGACATGAGTTCGCACTACGATACCGCTATTTTTAACTATTTCAACCGCACCGAAGAACTGCCTGTTTTCAAGCAAAGCCTTCGCCAAGGGCGTACATTGCGCTACGGCGAAAATCCGCACCAAAAAGGCTATTTCTTTGGCAATTTGGATGCGATGTTTGACCAACTGAACGGCAAAGAACTGTCTTACAACAACTTGGTGGATATAGACGCTGCCGTCAAACTGATTGCCGAATTTGGCGATGAACCTGCTTTTGCTATTCTGAAACACACCAACGCTTGCGGTGCGGCCACGGCAGGCAACGTGCGCGATGCTTACCTGAAAGCCTTGCAGGCAGACCCTGTATCGGCTTTTGGCGGTGTACTGGTAACGAACAAGCCCATTGATTTGGCTACTGCCAAAGAATTGGATACCCTGTTTTTTGAGGTACTGATTGCCCCGCTGTTCTACGAATCGGCACTGCCGGTGCTGAAAACCAAGAAAAACCGCATTCTTTTGCAGCAAAAAATAACCACCCTGCCCGATTTGCAGATAAAAACCTTGCTCAACGGCATTATTGCACAAGACCGCGACGCAAAAACCGAAACAGCAGCCGACCTGAAAACCGTTACTAAGCGCGAACCGACCGCCGAAGAAGTAAAAGCCTTGCTTTTTGCCAATAAATTAGTCAAACATGCCAAAAGTAATACCATCGTTTTGGCGCAGGACGGGCAATTGTTTGCCAGCGGTGTCGGGCAGACCTCGCGCGTAGATGCTTTGCGCCAAGCCATTGAAAAAGCCAAGCATTTCGGATTTGATTTGAGCAAGGCAGTAATGGCCTCCGATGCCTTCTTTCCATTCCCCGATTGTGTGGAAATTGCGCATGAGGCAGGTATCCGCGCCGTGATTCAACCGGGGGGCTCTATCAAAGATGCCGACTCTATCGCCTTCTGCGATGCGCACGATATGGCAATGGTATTTACAGGGGTGCGCCATTTTCTGCATTGA
- a CDS encoding nucleoside-diphosphate kinase: MATNRTFTMIKPDAYQAGNSGAIIKMIEEAGFRIVAAKLTRLTPERAGEFYAVHKERPFYKDLCSYMSSGPIIAMILEKDNAVADFRKLIGATNPANAEPGTIRKLFAKSIEANAIHGSDSDENAAIEGAFFFSGMEQF, from the coding sequence ATGGCAACCAATCGCACATTTACCATGATTAAGCCTGATGCCTATCAGGCAGGCAACAGCGGCGCTATTATCAAGATGATAGAAGAAGCAGGTTTCCGCATTGTGGCGGCTAAACTGACCCGTCTGACACCTGAGCGCGCAGGCGAATTTTATGCCGTACACAAAGAGCGTCCTTTCTACAAAGACCTGTGCAGCTACATGTCATCAGGCCCCATCATTGCCATGATTTTGGAAAAAGACAACGCCGTAGCTGATTTCCGCAAACTGATTGGCGCAACCAACCCTGCCAATGCAGAGCCGGGCACTATCCGCAAATTGTTTGCAAAATCTATTGAGGCCAATGCTATCCACGGCTCCGACTCTGACGAAAACGCAGCCATTGAAGGCGCTTTCTTCTTCTCCGGCATGGAGCAATTCTAA
- a CDS encoding carboxypeptidase-like regulatory domain-containing protein, with translation MLFAQVPLTGQAIDMATRQPVARANVQLLQPETTAVLAFAIADQEGKFRLKPQEPGRYLLKVTAMGYLPEEKYIDLSEQKNEFFIELSTDKARVLKEIIIPGYPPSTFKIRGDTIFYNIDAVRDGTEKNLGEALKKLPGISVDEDGKVSYQGKPIRKIMVENNDFFGNKHQMATQNLSADMVKEVELHTKYKESNLDNSNNGVVMNVLLKDEFKGRPTGNLSAGAGNRYTAHSNLFMFGSGGNKALISDFNNTGELPITQQDYYEMRGGILNVIESQTNDALQPTTSQISSPRFLLSNTNLETKNSQFSALNFARRYNKKTKLDIYGYVNRIGQTDRNSRTENFIGNNISFNEQFRNRTAVLFGSVMFNLTHEPNDDNYLKYSFTYNPSGDRMEESLVNNRAEGALDVQTRLRNRNFSIGQQATYIRRLSPRWIWKSRALQHYATNDQLLAIRSAAPFLGLSFPTEDFSLEQPLQTRDQFYSLRSELSRKQNTRHFVSFFAGFEHKNQQLENRWQLAENEPRNNLRLANSLYKGGIQTMQAMGRVAELKFTAQALYLDHRLDAGAATAATTNNSRWLFEPDIELSKQVGESQLSLQWKVNYRYAAVEQLLTHPFIRDYRTLKQNGEIVGSTPTRSENLTFSWRRMNMLKGSMLFANVMYTRAVNEIINVSESIDRNTVVLRTLFAPFSEAIQAFANYDHKFRRLPLGIKNNIVVLHREGDNFEGSNPSRFSTRMLNYRSSMYTVFKEPVFQAEFGLGFSMTRSYYAFSDRLNTFRSWQPYTKFRGKYGQLVWELMLEYRYQDAQINANEIFFINPSLRYTPKGKRHEWFISGNNIANMGKNQIVAAVFTNNSITVSERAILSGYLLGGFKFGF, from the coding sequence ATGCTTTTTGCGCAGGTTCCGCTAACGGGGCAGGCGATAGATATGGCCACACGTCAGCCCGTTGCCCGCGCCAATGTGCAGTTGCTGCAACCGGAGACTACGGCGGTGCTTGCCTTTGCCATAGCCGATCAGGAAGGTAAGTTTCGCCTCAAGCCGCAGGAGCCGGGGCGCTACTTGCTCAAGGTAACGGCTATGGGCTACCTGCCCGAAGAGAAATACATTGACCTAAGCGAGCAAAAAAATGAGTTTTTTATAGAGTTAAGCACCGATAAGGCCAGAGTGCTCAAAGAAATCATCATCCCCGGCTATCCGCCTTCTACCTTTAAAATTAGGGGCGATACGATTTTCTATAACATAGATGCAGTGCGCGACGGCACAGAAAAAAATCTTGGCGAGGCACTGAAAAAACTGCCCGGCATTTCGGTAGATGAAGACGGCAAGGTATCGTATCAGGGCAAGCCTATCAGGAAAATCATGGTAGAAAACAATGATTTTTTTGGCAATAAGCACCAGATGGCAACGCAGAACCTTTCTGCCGATATGGTGAAGGAAGTGGAACTGCACACCAAGTACAAGGAAAGCAACTTAGACAATTCAAACAATGGCGTTGTGATGAACGTGCTGCTGAAAGACGAGTTCAAAGGCAGACCTACGGGCAACCTGAGCGCGGGGGCGGGCAATCGCTACACGGCGCATAGCAATTTGTTTATGTTTGGTTCGGGCGGCAACAAAGCACTCATCAGCGATTTTAACAATACGGGTGAGTTGCCTATCACGCAGCAGGACTACTACGAAATGCGCGGCGGCATTCTCAATGTGATAGAGTCGCAGACCAATGATGCGTTGCAGCCGACAACTTCTCAGATTAGTTCACCGCGTTTTTTGCTGAGCAATACGAATCTGGAAACCAAAAACAGCCAGTTTTCGGCGCTGAATTTTGCACGCAGGTACAACAAAAAAACCAAGTTAGACATCTACGGCTACGTCAACCGCATCGGGCAAACTGACCGAAACAGCCGTACTGAAAATTTTATCGGCAATAATATTTCGTTCAACGAGCAGTTTCGCAACCGCACTGCCGTGTTGTTTGGCTCGGTTATGTTCAACCTCACCCACGAGCCGAATGATGATAATTACCTCAAATACAGCTTTACTTACAATCCTTCGGGCGATCGCATGGAGGAATCGTTGGTCAATAACCGCGCCGAGGGGGCGCTGGATGTACAAACCCGCCTGCGCAACCGCAATTTCAGCATTGGGCAGCAGGCTACGTATATCCGCAGGCTCAGCCCGCGCTGGATATGGAAAAGTCGCGCCTTGCAGCACTACGCTACCAATGACCAATTACTGGCTATCCGCAGTGCCGCACCTTTTTTGGGGCTGTCGTTTCCCACAGAGGATTTCAGCTTAGAGCAACCGCTGCAAACCCGCGACCAGTTCTACTCATTGCGCAGCGAACTGAGCAGGAAGCAGAATACACGGCATTTTGTAAGTTTTTTTGCAGGCTTTGAGCATAAAAATCAGCAGTTGGAAAATCGTTGGCAGCTTGCTGAAAATGAACCGCGCAATAATTTGCGCCTTGCCAACAGCCTCTACAAGGGCGGCATACAAACCATGCAGGCAATGGGGCGCGTGGCGGAACTCAAATTTACGGCGCAGGCGCTCTACCTTGACCATCGGTTAGATGCGGGCGCGGCAACAGCGGCTACTACCAACAACAGTCGCTGGTTGTTTGAACCGGACATAGAACTTTCCAAACAAGTCGGCGAAAGTCAGCTTTCTTTGCAGTGGAAGGTGAATTATCGTTATGCTGCCGTAGAGCAACTGCTCACGCACCCGTTCATCAGGGATTACCGAACATTGAAACAAAACGGCGAAATAGTTGGCAGCACTCCTACGCGCAGCGAGAATCTTACTTTCAGTTGGCGCCGCATGAACATGCTGAAAGGCAGTATGCTTTTTGCCAATGTGATGTACACACGCGCTGTTAATGAAATTATCAATGTGTCGGAATCCATAGACCGCAATACGGTGGTACTCCGCACCTTGTTTGCGCCGTTTTCGGAGGCGATTCAGGCATTTGCCAACTATGACCACAAGTTTCGCCGCCTGCCTTTGGGTATTAAGAATAACATCGTGGTGCTACACCGCGAAGGCGATAATTTTGAGGGTAGCAATCCTTCACGTTTTTCTACCCGTATGCTGAACTATCGGAGTAGTATGTATACCGTTTTCAAAGAGCCTGTTTTTCAGGCGGAATTTGGTTTAGGTTTCAGCATGACGCGGTCGTATTATGCTTTTTCAGACCGCCTCAATACTTTCCGCAGCTGGCAGCCCTACACAAAGTTTCGGGGGAAGTATGGGCAGTTAGTCTGGGAACTGATGCTGGAATACCGCTATCAGGACGCACAGATTAATGCCAATGAAATTTTCTTCATCAATCCATCGCTGCGTTATACGCCGAAAGGCAAGCGCCACGAATGGTTCATCAGTGGTAATAATATTGCCAATATGGGTAAAAATCAGATAGTTGCGGCCGTATTTACCAACAACAGCATTACAGTTTCCGAGCGCGCCATCCTGAGCGGCTATTTGCTGGGCGGCTTTAAGTTTGGTTTTTAA
- a CDS encoding GLPGLI family protein, translating to MKLLSFVLLQFLFSLAIAQPAERWVEVQYMQRMKDHLMVNTPPELIKIKQFTPGVLIAGKYVSIYEDTGSTSGSAIKPPDQNTQKEPLNKEDGQRSALPRTLVYNKVLRKIFKSFDTNIMVVVHKTPNAPFRIEEQISDKNWTILNEVAVIEGMNCRKAFYVTKKGITIEAWFTDAIPISNGPAEYHGLPGLILKIESPYLTIEANKISFIREQIIKQPTEGELIKAEELLQRMMGTKPSIDEESLKKEIMKTIPNSSSKN from the coding sequence ATGAAATTATTATCATTCGTTTTACTGCAATTCCTGTTTTCTTTAGCCATTGCTCAACCTGCTGAACGCTGGGTAGAAGTTCAATACATGCAACGGATGAAAGACCATTTGATGGTAAATACTCCACCTGAGCTAATAAAGATTAAGCAGTTTACCCCCGGAGTATTGATTGCAGGTAAATATGTATCCATTTATGAAGATACCGGATCTACATCGGGCAGTGCAATTAAACCACCTGATCAGAACACTCAGAAAGAGCCTCTAAATAAAGAGGATGGTCAGCGATCCGCATTGCCTAGAACCTTAGTCTACAATAAAGTACTGCGTAAAATTTTCAAATCATTTGATACAAACATAATGGTAGTTGTTCATAAAACGCCAAATGCTCCATTTCGTATAGAAGAGCAGATAAGCGATAAAAACTGGACGATATTAAACGAGGTAGCCGTAATAGAAGGAATGAATTGTCGCAAGGCATTTTATGTGACTAAAAAAGGGATTACTATAGAAGCATGGTTCACTGATGCCATTCCTATTTCAAATGGTCCGGCTGAATATCATGGCTTACCCGGATTGATATTAAAAATTGAAAGTCCTTACTTAACGATTGAGGCTAATAAAATCAGCTTTATCAGGGAGCAAATCATCAAGCAGCCTACTGAAGGTGAGCTTATCAAAGCAGAGGAGTTGTTACAGCGAATGATGGGTACAAAACCTTCTATTGATGAAGAATCTTTGAAGAAAGAAATTATGAAAACCATCCCAAATTCATCTAGTAAGAATTAG
- a CDS encoding alkaline phosphatase yields MQKFRLYGCWALLFALTISTASHAQQRPGKLPKAKNIILMIGDGMGSSQVFAAYTAQKGQLNMMTFPVTGFSLTQSESHYITDSGAGGTALSTGKRTYNGAIGVDMNKQPLPTILEIAKQNGLATGIVVSCAVTHATPADFYAHQASRALDEDIAADLLKTQPDVVIGGGYKFFANRKDGRNLIEELKKAGYQFADSTADLSSYKSGKLVALMAHGHPAKITAGRGDLLPKGTQTALNILSQNKKGFFLMVEGSQIDWAGHDNDFEYNVQETIDFDKAVGIALDFAKKDGNTLVIVTADHETGGLALTEGNIAEGKVGGKFIIKDHTAVMVPVFAYGPGAEAFTGVQLNTDIFKKMLDAYRFKAK; encoded by the coding sequence ATGCAAAAATTCAGATTGTACGGCTGCTGGGCATTGCTGTTTGCCTTGACCATCAGCACAGCATCACATGCACAACAACGCCCCGGTAAATTGCCCAAAGCCAAAAACATCATTTTGATGATTGGGGACGGCATGGGCTCATCGCAAGTATTTGCCGCCTACACGGCACAAAAGGGGCAGCTCAACATGATGACCTTCCCTGTAACGGGTTTCTCCCTGACGCAGTCGGAAAGCCACTACATTACCGATTCGGGAGCAGGCGGAACGGCGCTTTCTACCGGCAAGCGCACCTACAACGGCGCAATTGGGGTAGATATGAACAAACAGCCGTTGCCGACTATTTTGGAAATAGCTAAACAAAACGGATTGGCAACGGGCATTGTAGTTTCATGTGCGGTTACACATGCTACACCTGCCGATTTCTATGCACATCAGGCCTCGCGTGCGCTGGATGAAGATATTGCTGCCGACTTGCTCAAAACGCAACCCGATGTGGTAATTGGCGGCGGTTACAAGTTTTTTGCCAATCGCAAAGACGGCCGCAACCTGATTGAGGAGCTCAAAAAAGCAGGCTATCAGTTTGCAGACTCCACGGCAGATTTAAGCAGCTACAAAAGCGGCAAACTCGTAGCACTGATGGCACACGGGCATCCTGCCAAAATTACGGCAGGGCGCGGCGACTTGCTGCCCAAAGGCACACAAACCGCCCTCAATATCCTTTCACAAAACAAAAAAGGGTTTTTCCTAATGGTGGAAGGCTCACAAATTGACTGGGCAGGCCATGACAACGACTTTGAGTACAACGTTCAGGAAACCATTGACTTTGACAAAGCGGTAGGCATTGCGCTGGATTTTGCCAAAAAAGACGGCAACACGCTGGTTATCGTAACGGCAGACCACGAAACGGGCGGCTTGGCACTCACCGAAGGCAACATTGCCGAAGGTAAAGTTGGCGGTAAGTTTATCATTAAAGACCATACGGCCGTAATGGTGCCTGTATTTGCCTACGGGCCGGGTGCAGAGGCATTTACGGGCGTTCAACTGAACACCGATATTTTCAAAAAAATGTTGGATGCGTACCGCTTTAAAGCCAAATAA
- a CDS encoding PH domain-containing protein, whose translation MKLFSSLLGNASAISPDKLQEELAPLLIEGETVEIGFKIIRDTIIFTNKRLILADKQGLTGSKAEYLSIAYKSITRFSVETAGTFDLEAELKIWISGEQQPSISKNFNKSVNVYDVQKVLAHYVLR comes from the coding sequence ATGAAACTTTTCTCAAGCCTTTTGGGCAATGCCTCCGCAATATCCCCTGATAAGTTACAGGAAGAACTTGCTCCGCTGTTGATTGAGGGCGAAACGGTGGAAATCGGATTTAAAATTATTCGCGATACCATCATATTTACCAACAAACGGCTGATACTTGCCGACAAACAAGGGCTTACGGGCAGTAAAGCAGAATATTTATCAATTGCTTACAAAAGCATTACCCGTTTCAGCGTAGAAACTGCCGGTACTTTTGACTTGGAAGCCGAACTGAAAATTTGGATTTCAGGCGAACAGCAGCCCAGCATCAGCAAAAACTTTAACAAAAGTGTGAATGTATATGATGTGCAGAAGGTGCTTGCGCATTATGTGCTGAGATGA
- a CDS encoding SPOR domain-containing protein, which translates to MKRLFFGIILAFGLIGAVHDSLAQTRRFAIQLGVFQNPNTTRFQSLQDLGSLLQDTHPKGTRIRLGDYPRRVMADSILQIVHRRGFKDAFTFQLDEPSRSPMENIIAASGRNILYTIQVGVYIDRNSLPNTSELKHLGALYELQEDGFIKLRLGAFAKRDSASAVLKTIREYGYSRAFITEVSPMVMKRDISASAGDMGEESFQTASLYKRMKGKLNGKWDVVVHVYMGGQSVSGHYNDPETGQHKRFSYHGGLDNPVTFVSNSRSIPQTLNFSFRDKESGKTVSMSLTESYDAGSARWEVMSFYRKKVKDQQGDQIGADIYLEYPYTKDLASKVAEQRINAGLAQIKGYTDPAGVGAIVEKQLNGNVRLVSAVYPKYSWLSETYETKILENDRHIFSVRMLYERVNSQTENKITFRSWDMRTGQELTLANQLRPGADKMLRTLLRKRLGERYAQLRPSLTDVNASVEDMLVNYYFTATGISFFRDHKPWSVIEGGITLSIPYKDIAQWLHDKNAVTAPK; encoded by the coding sequence ATGAAACGACTTTTTTTCGGTATCATCCTCGCCTTTGGTCTGATTGGGGCAGTGCATGACTCTTTGGCGCAAACACGCAGATTTGCCATACAGTTAGGGGTTTTTCAAAATCCGAACACAACGCGGTTTCAGTCGCTGCAAGATTTAGGCTCCCTCTTGCAGGATACGCACCCCAAAGGGACACGCATACGCTTGGGGGATTACCCGCGCCGAGTTATGGCCGATAGTATTTTACAAATCGTACACAGGCGAGGATTCAAAGATGCTTTTACTTTTCAGTTGGATGAGCCGTCGCGCTCACCGATGGAAAATATCATTGCGGCTTCCGGCAGAAATATTTTATACACCATTCAGGTAGGGGTTTACATAGACCGAAACTCGTTGCCCAATACAAGCGAGCTGAAGCATTTGGGCGCACTTTACGAGTTGCAGGAAGACGGCTTCATCAAGTTGCGGCTGGGGGCATTTGCCAAACGCGACTCGGCGAGTGCAGTGCTGAAAACCATCAGAGAATATGGCTACAGCCGTGCATTTATCACCGAAGTCAGCCCAATGGTGATGAAACGCGACATCAGTGCTTCGGCAGGCGATATGGGCGAAGAGTCCTTCCAGACGGCCAGCCTCTACAAGCGCATGAAGGGAAAACTGAATGGCAAATGGGATGTGGTAGTGCATGTTTACATGGGCGGCCAGTCGGTCAGCGGCCACTACAACGACCCCGAAACAGGGCAGCACAAGCGTTTCAGTTATCATGGCGGCTTAGACAATCCCGTAACCTTTGTATCCAATAGTCGCAGCATCCCGCAAACGCTGAATTTCAGTTTCAGGGATAAAGAATCCGGCAAAACAGTCAGCATGAGCCTGACCGAATCTTACGACGCAGGTTCGGCCAGATGGGAGGTGATGAGCTTTTACCGCAAAAAAGTAAAAGACCAACAGGGCGACCAGATTGGCGCAGATATTTACTTGGAATACCCCTACACCAAAGATTTGGCAAGCAAAGTGGCCGAGCAGCGCATCAATGCCGGTCTTGCGCAAATTAAAGGCTATACCGACCCTGCCGGCGTAGGTGCGATAGTAGAAAAGCAATTAAACGGGAATGTGCGTTTGGTGAGTGCTGTTTATCCGAAATATAGCTGGCTATCAGAAACTTACGAAACCAAGATTCTGGAAAACGACCGCCACATTTTCAGTGTGCGGATGCTGTACGAGCGGGTGAACAGCCAAACGGAGAATAAAATTACATTCCGCTCGTGGGATATGCGCACCGGTCAGGAACTCACGCTGGCCAACCAGTTGCGCCCGGGCGCCGACAAAATGCTGCGAACCCTGTTGCGCAAACGGCTCGGCGAACGCTACGCACAGTTGCGCCCTTCGCTTACCGATGTGAATGCAAGCGTGGAAGATATGCTCGTAAACTACTATTTTACTGCAACGGGCATTTCATTTTTTCGCGACCATAAGCCGTGGAGCGTGATAGAAGGCGGCATTACGCTTTCCATACCCTATAAAGACATTGCGCAATGGTTGCATGATAAAAATGCGGTAACTGCTCCAAAGTAA
- a CDS encoding M43 family zinc metalloprotease, whose amino-acid sequence MAQNEQRCGTSTEGADYFMRYQHLLKQSLSVNNGRTENAILQIPLIFHVIHYGEPVGQGCNIAAEQIFSQIEVLNEDFRRKNADASRTLPIFQSVAADAGIEFYPAATDPAGNLLPEPGIHRVQLPRPNNGRLSIGLIDTVIKPATIWEPTRYLNVWVVENIGVGILGYAQYPELSELGGIAEILAFPERDGVVVRYDRLGSIVKAPWALPLREQPIPRRYDRGRTLTHEIGHFLGLLHPFQNSCDETNDYCDDTPRTPVASFACPENAFGCDWPAMYQNFMEFTDDACMNLFTACQVARMRQVLAISPRRRELLSSNVSKGDVEAFLQKVNLAEQVRIFPNPVTDVIRVESPHPLLGCRYEICNLLGQVITSGEIESPQNEIRPLPPAAGIYTLRLFTPQGTVVRKIYWQ is encoded by the coding sequence TTGGCACAGAATGAACAGCGTTGCGGCACTTCAACCGAAGGCGCCGATTATTTTATGCGCTATCAGCATTTGTTGAAGCAATCGCTGTCCGTCAATAATGGACGCACCGAGAATGCAATCCTGCAAATTCCGCTAATTTTTCATGTCATTCATTATGGTGAACCTGTGGGGCAGGGTTGTAATATCGCTGCCGAACAGATTTTTTCGCAAATAGAAGTACTCAACGAAGACTTCCGCCGCAAAAATGCCGATGCAAGCCGCACTTTGCCCATCTTTCAGTCCGTTGCAGCCGATGCAGGGATAGAATTTTATCCGGCAGCCACCGACCCCGCGGGGAATTTACTGCCCGAACCGGGGATTCACCGCGTACAATTGCCGCGCCCTAATAACGGTCGGCTCAGTATCGGATTGATTGATACGGTCATCAAACCTGCTACCATATGGGAGCCGACTCGCTACCTGAACGTTTGGGTAGTAGAAAACATCGGGGTGGGAATTTTGGGCTATGCACAATATCCCGAACTTTCGGAACTGGGCGGCATTGCCGAAATATTGGCGTTTCCCGAAAGGGACGGTGTTGTTGTCCGCTACGACAGGCTGGGGTCTATCGTAAAAGCCCCTTGGGCGCTGCCGCTGCGCGAACAGCCGATACCGCGCCGCTATGACCGCGGACGCACGCTCACGCACGAGATTGGGCATTTTCTGGGACTGCTGCATCCTTTTCAGAACAGTTGCGACGAAACCAACGACTACTGCGACGATACTCCCCGCACGCCGGTAGCTTCGTTTGCCTGCCCTGAAAATGCTTTTGGCTGCGATTGGCCTGCGATGTATCAAAATTTCATGGAGTTTACCGACGATGCCTGCATGAACCTGTTCACTGCCTGTCAAGTGGCACGTATGCGGCAGGTGCTGGCCATCAGCCCGCGCCGCCGCGAGTTGCTCAGCAGCAATGTGAGCAAGGGCGATGTTGAGGCCTTTCTGCAAAAGGTCAATTTGGCGGAACAGGTGCGCATTTTCCCCAATCCCGTTACGGATGTGATTCGGGTAGAAAGTCCGCATCCGCTGTTGGGCTGCCGCTACGAAATCTGCAACCTGTTGGGGCAGGTCATTACTTCGGGTGAAATAGAATCGCCGCAAAATGAAATCCGACCGCTGCCACCCGCTGCGGGTATTTATACTCTGCGGCTGTTTACACCGCAAGGTACAGTTGTTCGGAAAATTTATTGGCAGTAA